The following coding sequences lie in one Spinacia oleracea cultivar Varoflay chromosome 1, BTI_SOV_V1, whole genome shotgun sequence genomic window:
- the LOC110801259 gene encoding 10 kDa chaperonin, mitochondrial: MAKRLMPLLNRVLVEKIVPPAKTHAGILLPETSNKLNSGKVLAVGPGLRDKSGNHVPVAVKEGDTVLLPEYGGTTVKLGEKEYHLYRDEDIMGTLHD, translated from the exons ATGGCGAAGCGTTTGATGCCATTGTTGAACAGAGTTTTGGTGGAGAAGATTGTTCCTCCTGCAAAGACTCACGCCGGCATTTTACTCCCCGAGACCAGCAACAAG CTTAATTCTGGAAAAGTTCTTGCTGTTGGACCTGGCCTTCGTGACAAGTCTGGGAATCATGTTCCTGTTGCTGTCAAAGAAGGGGATACTGTACTCCTGCCTGAATATGGAGGAACTACAGTGAAGCTTGGTGAAAAAGA GTATCACTTGTACCGAGATGAAGATATAATGGGAACACTTCACGACTGA